Below is a genomic region from Botrytis cinerea B05.10 chromosome 2, complete sequence.
GCATTCTCACTCCAATCTAGGGTATtaaaagagaagatatgGCAATGCGATGCATTCAAATAAGGATAAAAGGCATCGGATGATGGTTCCCTCGTCCAGAAAGCCCCGGAATAGGCTGTTCTCGGCAAATAGTTGCAATTATCTTAGACATACTTCAGATCTCACATCGAATTTCGATACATCAAAAATATGCAAAAAGAGAACccaattttttcaatattcgcGTGATAGCCATCTATTTATTTCAAGATCCACCCCTAAACTCCATCGACACTAATAATGCAAGCATGCATGCAATGATATCTTAACCCAATTCTAGCCATTTTTTCTCCATATATCCCATTcatatcatctcatatcGCAACAATCCAATCAGCCCACCCATCTTCTAGCACTCTTGAACATTCTAACCCAAGGACCGAATTCTCCCCACTCCTCTGCACTCTCCTTTGGCACGTAACTACCGACATCTGCCATGATAGTTCTCTCTGGATGAGGCATCATAGCCAAAACTCTTCCATCCAAACTTCTCACGGCTGCAATACCCTCAGGACTTCCGTTTGGATTGTATGGGTATCTCATTGTTGGCTTGCCAAAGTTGTCTGTGTATCTGATTGGGATGAGATTATCAGAGTTCAAGGCTCCCAAGTCTGTATCATTCTTAAATGAAGCCCGACCTTCACCATGTGAAACGACGATAGGTAAGGAACTACCATTCATACCGTGGAGGAAAACGGATGGTTTCTTGGCATTGTCTTGGATCTTTACCATGCTGACTCTGCCTTCGAATTGTTGAGATTGGTTATCGGTGAAGACAGGCCAATGAGAAGTACCAGGAATAAGTTCAGATATACGACTAAGCATTTGGCATCCATTGCAGACACCCAATGCAAAGGTATCAGGGCGCTTGAAGAAGTTCTCAAACTCTGGTCGAGCTTTTTGTTCATGCATAAGGATGGAATTTGCCCATCCACGACCAGCACCCATGACGTCACCATAAGAGAAACCACCACAAGCAGCAATACCAACAAAGTTAGCGAGAGAATAGTGTCCAGAAATGATGTCAGTCATGTGTACATCAATAGCATCAAAACCTGCAGCTTTGAAAGCAAATGCCATTTCGGCATGACCGTTAACTCCTTGTTCGCGGAGAATAGCTACGCGAGGTGCCTTAGCGAAGGTGGATGTGATTGATGCTGTCAATGGGAGAATGTTCTCCTTAGGTTCATAAGTAAGGGTGTAGTGGAGACCAGGATCGCGATCATCCTTAATGTTTTCAAACTCAACGTCAGCACAATCAACATTGTCTCTGATACGTTGCATCTGGTAGGATGTCTTGGCCCATTGTTGTTGAAGCTCAGATCTTGACATATGCAAGATTGGCTTCTGTCCGTAGCGAATGGCGAGTTGCTGTTTCGATGCAGCTGGTACTCGTCCGATCTTTCTGATGAGTCCTGGGGGAGGACCACAGGTAGCAAAACATCTCATAAAGTTGACCTCATCCGATTTTCGAACTTGGAAAACGGCACCGAGTTCTTCGTTGAACAAAGCTTCGATGACGTGAGATGGGGATGCACTCTTAGAAACTCCATCAAGCATAATCTCAGCGCCACATCGTCCAGCAAACATCATCTCGGCGATGGTAGTCAATAAACCACCATCTGAGATATCATGATAGGCCAACACAACTCCTGACTCGTGTAATTGTTGCAAAGCATCAAAGTAGTCAATAATGAGATCTGCATCTCTGACATCTGGTGCTTCATTTCCAACTTGACCAAAAGATTGCGCAAGAGCTGATCCACCCATAGCCTTGTGACCTTGAGCAAGATCAACATACATCAATGTAGTCTCTCCGACATCTTCAAGTCTTCGGAGTGCGGGTGTCCAGGTGCTACGGACGTTTGCGACCGGTGCAAAGGCTGAGATAACCACAGTCATAGGAGCTGTGACTGTTTTAGAATCTCCACTCTTCTGATCTTTCCATGAAGCTTTCATCGATGTTGAGTCTTTGCCGACAGGGATACTGACTCCCAACTTAGGGCAGAGATCCATTCCGATTGCTTGAACTGCCTCATACAAAGCTGCACCTTCACCAGGTTGGTTTACTGCAGCCATCCAGTTTGCGGACAAACGAATACGAGGCAAGTTGCCGAGAAGGTGTGCTGCACCAATGTTCATTAAACTTTCGGCAACAGCCATTCTAGCCGAAGCTGCAGCCGAGATCAAAGCCAATGTAGGCTTTTCACCCATAGCCATAGCCTCACCAGTCTTCAATTTGCCGCCAATGTTAAGAGCACTAGCTGTAACAGCTACATCTGCGACAGGGGTTTGCCATGGTCCGACCATTTGATCACGAACGGTCAAACCTCCAACGGAACGATCACCGATAGTAATGAGGAAAGATTTGGAGCCAACAGACGGAAGAGAAAGGACACGCTCGATAGCCATTCTTAAGAGATCGTGGTCGGGAATTTGGGGGTATGCTTCTTTGAGAGATTTCTCCGCGTTGAATGGGAGAAGCTGTGGTTTCCTGGACTGCACgattctttccaattttctgTCCTTGGGGAACAAGGTAGACATAGGGAGATCAATGGGTGTAGGGTGCTCTGTAGAGTCCCGATCAGTTACCACAAGTTTGACAACACCATCTTTGTCCTTGGGAACAACGGTTCCGACATTGGAGAAGCCACATCGTTCACGTTCTGTAAATGATTAGTATGAAGCTTACCACCGATTGAGACGAAACTTACTGGCAATGCTGGTAAATCTACCAAGGTCTTCCTTGTTGACAATCAAGACGTAACGCTCTTGAGCTTCGCAACACCAGATTTGTAAAGGACTCATACTTCCATCCGCACTCTCGACATTTCTAAGTTCGAATTTACCACCATATCCGGCATCGTTAACAAGCTCCGGTAAAGCATTGGATAATCCACCGGCTCCTACATCATGGATGAACGCGATAGGATTCTCATCCTTCAAGGCTCTGCAGTGATCAATAACCATCTGAgctcttctttccatttcgGGATTTCCTCGTTGAACACTGTCAAAGTCAAGCTCAACTGAGCTTTCTCCAGCAGATGTATTACTTGAGGCTGCACCTCCACCAAGACCAATCAGCATTGCTGGGCCACCAAGAACAATTACATGAGCTTCTGGTTTGACATCATTACCATTCTTGATGGCATGTCCTGGTCTGACAGTACCGAGTCCACCGGCGATCATGATAGGTTTATGGTATCCACGGACCTCGTCTGTTGAGGCATCTGCATCTGTAAGGAGAGTACGGAAGGTTCCAGCAAGACATGGTCTGCCAAACTCGTTGTTGAATCTGGCACTACCAATTGGTGCCTCTAACATAATGTCCAAACTACTAGCATAATGTGCTGGCTTGCCAACATCCATTTCCCATGGTTGCTTGTGTCCTGGAATCAAAAGGTCTGAAACCCAGAATCCACAAAGACCAGCTTTGGGGCTGGATCCTCTACCCACGGCACCTTCATCTCTGATTTCTCCACCCGAACCAGTCGCTGCTCCTGGGAAAGGTGAGATTGCTGTGGGGTGGTTATGAGTCTCCACCTTCGCTAGGATATGCACAACCTCGGGGGTCTGTTTCCAACTACCAGTAGAGTATTCGGGGGCCCAGTGACTGGCCATCTCTCCTTGTAAGACGGCAGCATTGTCACTATAAGCTGACACGGTGAACTTTGGATTTTTCTTGTGGGTGTTTCGAATCATTCCAAACAGACTCATATCCATACCCATGCCATCGATTGTCCAGTTCGCATTGAATTGCTTATGTCTACAATGCTCAGAGTTGACCTGCGCAAACATGAACAATTCGACATCGGTGGGCGATCTGCCATGTTGGGTGTATTTTTCGACAAGGTATTCCATTTCTGGGGTGTCTAGAGCGAGACCACGCTTCACGTTGTATGCTTTCAAGACTTCGATTGGTGTTGAGCCCTCTACCCAAAGATCAATGACTTCCAAGGGAATTGGCTCTCCTTCTTCGAAGATCTTGTGCACATCTGGTTCCTCGGCACTCATGTTCTCGGTCATGCGATCGTAAAGGATGTCTTTGAATGGCAAATCCTCCCTCTTGAGAATCAGGAAGTCAGTAATTGGTTTGAGCATCCAGATAGAATTGAATCTCCAAATAAATCTCCACATCAGGGAATGTGTACTGAGATGAAATGACTGGTGCTCACCTCTGCCTCAGATGGATCCGCgaatttaatcaatatagCCCGacctctttcaattctttgaaCTTGGGATTCGAGACCGCAGACATGTGCGATGTTTGTAGCCTTGGAACTCCATGGGGAAAGAT
It encodes:
- the Bcade6 gene encoding Bcade6, with the protein product MEYLKLPGDSCFTPAEATKLAARINDLHQVKVELTGVWIHYAHLRHADPETEAKITQLLPVSGVDLEAKLGSKIYYVTPRNLSPWSSKATNIAHVCGLESQVQRIERGRAILIKFADPSEAEREDLPFKDILYDRMTENMSAEEPDVHKIFEEGEPIPLEVIDLWVEGSTPIEVLKAYNVKRGLALDTPEMEYLVEKYTQHGRSPTDVELFMFAQVNSEHCRHKQFNANWTIDGMGMDMSLFGMIRNTHKKNPKFTVSAYSDNAAVLQGEMASHWAPEYSTGSWKQTPEVVHILAKVETHNHPTAISPFPGAATGSGGEIRDEGAVGRGSSPKAGLCGFWVSDLLIPGHKQPWEMDVGKPAHYASSLDIMLEAPIGSARFNNEFGRPCLAGTFRTLLTDADASTDEVRGYHKPIMIAGGLGTVRPGHAIKNGNDVKPEAHVIVLGGPAMLIGLGGGAASSNTSAGESSVELDFDSVQRGNPEMERRAQMVIDHCRALKDENPIAFIHDVGAGGLSNALPELVNDAGYGGKFELRNVESADGSMSPLQIWCCEAQERYVLIVNKEDLGRFTSIAKRERCGFSNVGTVVPKDKDGVVKLVVTDRDSTEHPTPIDLPMSTLFPKDRKLERIVQSRKPQLLPFNAEKSLKEAYPQIPDHDLLRMAIERVLSLPSVGSKSFLITIGDRSVGGLTVRDQMVGPWQTPVADVAVTASALNIGGKLKTGEAMAMGEKPTLALISAAASARMAVAESLMNIGAAHLLGNLPRIRLSANWMAAVNQPGEGAALYEAVQAIGMDLCPKLGVSIPVGKDSTSMKASWKDQKSGDSKTVTAPMTVVISAFAPVANVRSTWTPALRRLEDVGETTLMYVDLAQGHKAMGGSALAQSFGQVGNEAPDVRDADLIIDYFDALQQLHESGVVLAYHDISDGGLLTTIAEMMFAGRCGAEIMLDGVSKSASPSHVIEALFNEELGAVFQVRKSDEVNFMRCFATCGPPPGLIRKIGRVPAASKQQLAIRYGQKPILHMSRSELQQQWAKTSYQMQRIRDNVDCADVEFENIKDDRDPGLHYTLTYEPKENILPLTASITSTFAKAPRVAILREQGVNGHAEMAFAFKAAGFDAIDVHMTDIISGHYSLANFVGIAACGGFSYGDVMGAGRGWANSILMHEQKARPEFENFFKRPDTFALGVCNGCQMLSRISELIPGTSHWPVFTDNQSQQFEGRVSMVKIQDNAKKPSVFLHGMNGSSLPIVVSHGEGRASFKNDTDLGALNSDNLIPIRYTDNFGKPTMRYPYNPNGSPEGIAAVRSLDGRVLAMMPHPERTIMADVGSYVPKESAEEWGEFGPWVRMFKSARRWVG